The DNA region GTACAACAATTCtgtattcttttatttcatgctaCAGTTTTCACGGTGTCTAAAGATTAAACTGCACCCGTTTGGAACTCCCTGCGTCTGGCTGTTTATTCCAAGTGGCCGCTACAGTGAAAACTCACCGCAAGAGACCAGATCTTTCGGCAGTGAAGCTGACACCATCCTTTCTGGAAGCCAGCTGTCTCCAGTCGGACCAATGATCTCACACAGGCAAGATAAACCATAAAGTTAAAGTGGACCATCACATGAACAAGCTCACAACATAACTGAATTGGCGTAGTGTGTCTTCAGTGAACCCAAAGCAGttgaagaaagcaaaaaatgtcacttccaacagagaaaacagataATGCTGTAGACATGCCACTCAGGTCTAGctccagagaaagaaaactaacagaaaaaggCCAAGAGATGCACATCCAAGAGAACAAAAAACGTGAGAAAACATTCCACAAGGTCTATGATTCTTGGAAGTGGGTGGCAAGAGAAAGTAGGAAAAAACTAAAGGCCCTCTGTACATTAGAAGAACTCAATGATTTACAGGAAACCATTCAAGCAAAATATGATGCTGTAAGACTACAGTACGAACCCATTCTACATAACAGTAACACCACAGCAGAGATTGTCAAAAAGATGGAAGCCTGTGTTACgctcacaaaagaaatttgtgaCCTCATAAACAATCGTACAGAGACTATTGATAAAGATTATAATAGTCATCTTGAGAAAGAAAGAGTAAGAGAAACATTAAACAAAGATGAATATGGATCTATCTTTGGTCACACTCAAACTGAAACTGTAAGCTCATCTAAATCATCAGAGAGTTCAAGCAGCCATTCCAACTCATCTAGTACTAATGACAACAAAGCAGATGCACAAGCAGAGCTTGCTGCTAAAGTGGAACAATCAAAGGCcacaaaagaaattcaagcacAACAAGCACAGCTCCAAAAATTAGAAAACGAATGGAAACTTAAAGAGTCAAAGATGCTGtcagaaatgaagcaaaaagaaGTGGAAATGCAACAACAACTGGATCAAGAAAGAGCAAAACTGCAGCggttaaaagaagaaaaggaactAGCTGTAGCAGCAGCTCGTGTGAGAGCATACGATGAATTTGAACGCTGTGTAAGCAATGTTGAAGAAGTTGAAGATCTTAATTACAGAACTAACCCTGTCTTCTCTAGAGATAAACCCTGCTTAAATCCAGATGCTGCATTTTTCCAGCCTTACCAATCAGCTCCAGAGGTGACAACAAATCCAGAGACATCCAATCTAGCTGAAGCAATTGCCAGCTCATTAAGCATGAGTCGCTTACCAGTCCCTGAACCCACAGTATTCAGTGGAGATCCTTTAAGGTTTACTGATTGGAAAATGTCATTTATGACTCTTATTGACAGAAAGCCCCTCCCAGCTAGTGAGAAGATGTTTTATCTCAGAAACTATCTTGCTGGAGAAGCACGCAAAGCTGTTGAAGGTTTCTTCTACCGTGACTCAGAAAGTGCATACATTGGTGCTTGGAAAGTCTTACAGGACAGATATGGCAACGCTTTCATTATACAGAAAGCTTTTCGTGACAAGCTTGCAAGATGGCCAAAGATCAATGCAAATGACTCACTTGCACTACGTGAGTTTTCTGACTTCCTCCAAGGCTGTAAAGAAGCAATTCCACATGTCAAGGGATTAGCTATCCTCAATGACTGTGAAGAAAACCATAAGTTGCTCAAAAAATTACCTGAATGGATTGTTCGCAAGTGGAGTCGAATAGTAGTGGATGAACTTGATGAATCAGGTGATTATCCAGATTTTAAATGCTTCACAGAGTTTTTGAGCAAAGAGGCAAAAATAGCGTGTAATCCCATCGCCTCACCCCTGTTGGGCAATTTCAAGTTTGCAGATGACAGAACCCCAAAGAGAGCCAAAACTTTCaacacaaatgcacaacaaaaaGGTTTCAGTCATGGGGCACAAGATACAAATAGCTGTAAACCAAAATCACTGTGCTATGTTTGTAAAAGTGAGGACCATGGCATCACCAGGTGTCCCGCTTTTGCTTCAAAGAGTGTTGAAGATAAAAGGACATTCATACATGAAAATCGGCTCTGCTTTGGTTGCCTGAGAAGAGGTCATGTGACCAAGGATTGTAAGAGACGACACACATGCAATATATGCAGACGTCGTCATCCAACCTGCTTACatgaagagaggaaggaaaaacctGTGGAGACAACAACAAATAGCTCCACTTCCACAGAACCACCTTCAAGCCAAGAAACACACAGAGTTGTGTCCCATACATCAACACAGCATACTTCTGCCACCACCAGTATTGTACCAGTACTTGTGTCTTCACTACAAGAGCCACATAGAGAAATACTAACATATGCAATGCTGGACACACAAAGTGACTCAACATTTGTGTTAGAAGATGTCATTGACAGACTGAATGTGGATTCTCATCCAACAAAGCTGAAGCTCAGTACTATGACTGCTGTCGACACAATCATTTCCAGCAAGAGTGTTCATGGTCTACAAGTTCGAGGACTTAACTCTGAGAGTCGCATCCAACTACATCAAGCTTACAGCAGAGATTTTATCCCAGTGGACAAGTCGTACATCCCAACGAAAGAAACTGCATTAATGTGGCCTCATCTCAGAAACTTGGCAGATAAGTTACCACCCGTTCAAGACTGTGATGTAGGGCTTCTCATTGGATACGACTGTCCAGCTGCTTTAGCTCCACTTGAAGTTATAACAGGTGACCAAAACCAACCCTTTGCACAAAGATCAGAACTAGGATGGAGTATAATAGGCTCATCAAATCCCCACCTAGACAGACAAGGAAGTCAAAGCTTTGTGCATCGACTCTCAGTAAAGGAGCTACCAATCCCATCGCCGACTGACATTTTAAAGACCTTAGAATCGGATTTCATGGAGAGAAGCTACGAAGATAAATATGTGTCCCAAGATGATGTTAATTTTATACAGTTTCTCAGTAACAACATCACACAGAAGGATGACGGGCATTATGAAATGCCTCTCCCATTCAAAGGCAGCAATCCGCCTAATCTACCGAACAACAAAAGACTAGCCCAAGTTCGCCTGCAGTGTcttaagaaaaaattaaaggCCAACAAACACTACTATGAACAATACAAAACATTCATGGAAGAAACCATAAATAAGGGTGATGCAGAGCCTGCCCCTACAATATCTGAGGGAGAAACAGAGTGGTACCTTCCACATCATGGCATCTACCATCCCAGAAAACCAGATAAGCTGAGagttgtttttgactgttcaGCCAAATTCCATGGTGTTTCTCTTAACGACACATTGCTCACTGGGCCTGATTTAATCAATCCTTTGTTAGGAGTGCTATGTCGCTTCAGGAAAGAGACCATAGCAATAATTTGTGACATAGAAAGAATGTTTTACCAATTTTCTGTCACTCCTGAATCCAGAAATTATCTTAAATTCCTCTGGTGGAAAGGTGGAGATTTGGAGAAAGAACCACAGGAGTACAGAATGGCAGTTCATCTCTTTGGAGCTGCATCATCTCCAGGATGTGCTAATTT from Gambusia affinis linkage group LG13, SWU_Gaff_1.0, whole genome shotgun sequence includes:
- the LOC122842748 gene encoding uncharacterized protein LOC122842748; its protein translation is MSLPTEKTDNAVDMPLRSSSRERKLTEKGQEMHIQENKKREKTFHKVYDSWKWVARESRKKLKALCTLEELNDLQETIQAKYDAVRLQYEPILHNSNTTAEIVKKMEACVTLTKEICDLINNRTETIDKDYNSHLEKERVRETLNKDEYGSIFGHTQTETVSSSKSSESSSSHSNSSSTNDNKADAQAELAAKVEQSKATKEIQAQQAQLQKLENEWKLKESKMLSEMKQKEVEMQQQLDQERAKLQRLKEEKELAVAAARVRAYDEFERCVSNVEEVEDLNYRTNPVFSRDKPCLNPDAAFFQPYQSAPEVTTNPETSNLAEAIASSLSMSRLPVPEPTVFSGDPLRFTDWKMSFMTLIDRKPLPASEKMFYLRNYLAGEARKAVEGFFYRDSESAYIGAWKVLQDRYGNAFIIQKAFRDKLARWPKINANDSLALREFSDFLQGCKEAIPHVKGLAILNDCEENHKLLKKLPEWIVRKWSRIVVDELDESGDYPDFKCFTEFLSKEAKIACNPIASPLLGNFKFADDRTPKRAKTFNTNAQQKGFSHGAQDTNSCKPKSLCYVCKSEDHGITRCPAFASKSVEDKRTFIHENRLCFGCLRRGHVTKDCKRRHTCNICRRRHPTCLHEERKEKPVETTTNSSTSTEPPSSQETHRVVSHTSTQHTSATTSIVPVLVSSLQEPHREILTYAMLDTQSDSTFVLEDVIDRLNVDSHPTKLKLSTMTAVDTIISSKSVHGLQVRGLNSESRIQLHQAYSRDFIPVDKSYIPTKETALMWPHLRNLADKLPPVQDCDVGLLIGYDCPAALAPLEVITGDQNQPFAQRSELGWSIIGSSNPHLDRQGSQSFVHRLSVKELPIPSPTDILKTLESDFMERSYEDKYVSQDDVNFIQFLSNNITQKDDGHYEMPLPFKGSNPPNLPNNKRLAQVRLQCLKKKLKANKHYYEQYKTFMEETINKGDAEPAPTISEGETEWYLPHHGIYHPRKPDKLRVVFDCSAKFHGVSLNDTLLTGPDLINPLLGVLCRFRKETIAIICDIERMFYQFSVTPESRNYLKFLWWKGGDLEKEPQEYRMAVHLFGAASSPGCANFGLKHLAQQHKTNYPQAATFIEKNFYVDDGLVSVPSVEEAKKLIIESQELCKKGGLRLHKFNSKEAALACLDPSEVAAAIEPRGLDPASSERALGIQWLIKNDTFVFNISLKDQPSTRRSCLSIVASLYDPLGFIAPFSLSGKLILQELCHRGIGWDDPLPEDIKPRYSFDKLAARTEVSLGA